Proteins encoded together in one Microplitis mediator isolate UGA2020A chromosome 7, iyMicMedi2.1, whole genome shotgun sequence window:
- the LOC130671898 gene encoding armadillo-like helical domain-containing protein 3 translates to MAMRKRSGSGSKRQHKGKLIPIYESLFKGEDLTSGHPNFWNEVFLIKPIVTHIESEILKMTVEQLLISKNNLNALVCHCIDTLIDEHPFRVVYALQTLAAVIQSIYKKASQNDCDFNFIDILIGLNETEQRMTTLMQHCNTFLRGEYPDSLKALCLKLLLIIVTGMDNLNQNSLLEYVMVNGVFESLIQLLRDTSARNRHGHDAVLLLTLLVNYRKYESTNSYIVKLSILDDELALNGYSQVISGSLMEFCRLFVQQKAEVQASWLSSLTNMVGSMFVGEEEAKTQQVRANNALLLALYEATHLNRNFVTTLAFTKSDTSAPPSPNNTLGPNAVAPGSQPPDIIAQPFNLLAIFLQYCSIVMQAIKTEAILNNVKLCFLILSCIAEDQYANNLMHDANLAFRVQLHRVPMYHRKIHDKVAPTQPLAATLLDLLVEFITSHMMKKFPLELYHQCIGVLQRLLCYQKRCGVRLGYQWKDLWTALFNLLKFLTTHEAHLVKKMNIFPLAIQIVNILNLFITYGDTFLSLPSSYDELFYEIIRMRLIFTNLNAMALRYSTTESYEYKEHALKLMNSLVNMRDIVNHFPPKISAWLASESLSTPTEQQILAIIIQNYDTLALKLQDNLDQYERYSEKPNHTTFFEEMVTGVIIDTRASINLNALDTQAILQELSNIS, encoded by the exons atggcAATGAGAAAAAGAAGTGGATCTGGCTCAAAACGCCAGCATAAAGGTAAATTAATTCCAATTTATGAAAGTTTATTCAAAGGAGAAGATTTGACATCAGGACATCCAAATTTTTGGAATGAAGTATTTCTTATTAAACCAATA gtaACTCATATAGAgagtgaaattttaaaaatgacagtAGAACAGTTATTAAtcagcaaaaataatttaaatgcatTGGTTTGTCATTGTATTGATACATTAATAGACGAGCATCCATTTCGTGTGGTATATGCTTTACAAACATTAGCTGCAGTAATACAatcgatttataaaaaagCTAGTCAAAATGATTgtgatttcaattttattgacaTATTAATTGGTTTGAATGAAACTGAACAACGAATGACAACATTAATGCAACATTGCAATACATTTTTACGTGGAGAATATCCTGATAGTTTAAAAGCACTTTGtcttaaacttttattaattattgtaacagGAATGGATAATCTCAATCAAAATAGTTTGCTTGAGTATGTAATGGTAAACGGAGTTTTTGAatcattaattcaattattaagaGACACATCCGCAAGAAATCGTCATGGACATGATGCCGTACTGCTTTTAACTCTCTTAGTTAATTACAGAAAGTACGAAAGTACAAACTCttatattgttaaattatcaatacttGATGATGAATTGGCATTAAATGGATATAGTCAAGTTATATCTGGTTCTTTAATGGAATTCTGTCGACTGTTTGTTCAACAGAAAGCTGAAGTACAGGCTTCTTGGCTATCATCATTGACCAATATGGTTGGTAGTATGTTTGTGGGTGAAGAAGAAGCTAAAACTCAACAAGTTCGGGCGAACAATGCATTGCTATTAGCTCTTTATGAAGCGACACATCttaatagaaattttgtaACGACTTTAGCATTTACAAAAAGTGATACTAGTGCTCCGCCATCACCCAATAACACATTAGGACCTAATGCAGTTGCTCCTGGATCACAACCACCTGATATTATAGCACAGCCATTTAATTTACTTGCTATATTTTTGCAATATTGTTCAATTGTCATGCAAGCAATAAAAACTGAagccattttaaataatgttaaattatGTTTTCTTATATTAAGTTGTATTGCCGAAGATCAGTATGCTAATAATTTGATGCACGATGCCAATCTTGCATTCAGAGTTCAACTTCATCGTGTACCGATGTATCATCGTAAAATTCACGATAAAGTAGCTCCGACTCAGCCACTTGCTGCTACACTTTTGGATCTTCTTGTTGAATTTATTACATCGcacatgatgaaaaaatttccctTAGAATTGTATCATCAGTGTATAGGTGTACTGCAAAGATTATTATGCTATCAAAAAAGATGTGGAGTAAGACTTGGATATCAATGGAAAGATCTATGGACAGCATTGTTTAATCTcctgaaatttttaactactCATGAAGCGCATcttgtgaaaaaaatgaatattttcccATTAGCaatacaa attgttaatattttaaatctttttattacttatggtgatacttttttatcattaccTAGTAGTtatgatgaattattttatgaaataattagaatgaggcttatttttacaaatttaaatgcTATGG CTCTTCGATATTCAACAACTGAATCATATGAGTATAAAGAACATGCATTAAAACTAATGAATAGTCTTGTTAATATGCGAGATATCGTAAATCATTTTCCACCAAAAATATCAGCTTGGCTGGCAAGTGAAAGCCTTTCAACACCAACTGAACAGCAAATTCTTGCTATTATTATACAAAACTATGATACACTTGCTTTAAAACTACAAGATAATTTAGATCAATATGAAAGATACTCAGAAAAACCAAATCATACGACATTTTTTGAAGAAATG gtAACTGGAGTTATTATTGATACACgcgcttcaataaatttaaatgcgcTTGATACTCAAGCAATTCTTCAAGAACTTTCAAATATATCGTAa
- the LOC130671899 gene encoding cytosolic purine 5'-nucleotidase isoform X4 codes for MKVQDIIFKRSAPNEIFVNRSLHLENIKFYGFDMDYTLAEYKSPQYEQLGFDLLKERLISLGYPQEIRAFEYDPSFPVRGLWFDTLYGNLLKVDAYGNILVCVHGFEFLKHSQVYELYPNKFLQLDESRVYVLNTLFNLPETYLLACLIDFFTNSPQFSREKTGVKEGELTMSFKSIFQDVRNAVDWIHIQGDLKSKTIENLDEYVKKDERLPMFLTRIRESGAKVFLLTNSDYNFTNKIMTYLFDFPHGARPHEPHRDWKTYFDTIVVDANKPLFFGEGTILRQVNTKTGALKLGTHKGPLHTGEVYSGGSCDVFTEMIGAKGKDVLYIGDHIFGDILKSKKIRGWRTFLIVPELVQELHVWTDKCQLFAELQNLDVMLGEMYKNLDSSTNEKPDISKLRASIRDVTHKMDLAYGMMGSLFRSGSRQTFFSSQVVRYADLYAATFLNLIYYPFSYMFRAPAMLMPHESTVAHEQRFVMETPMISRSRTFKLTDEDEEQNNIMTKSLETENNGAIPHARPETPRNVTHTHDEDCSDEDSDSQKQNPSRSSKKIDSN; via the exons atgaaagttCAGGATATTATCTTTAAACGTTCAGCTCCTAATGA aATTTTCGTCAATCGAAGTCTCCACTTGGAGAATATTAAATTCTATGGATTTGATATGGATTATACTTTAGCAGAATATAAATCACCCCAATATGAACAATTGGGTTTTGATTTACTCAAAGAACGTTTAATTTCATTGGGTTATCCACAAGAGATACGTGCATTTGAATATGATCCGAGTTTTCCAGTTCGAGGATTATGGTTTGATACACTCTACGGCAATCTTTTGAAAGTTGACGCTTATGGAAATATTCTTGTTTGTGTTCATGGTTTCGAGTTTCTCAAACA ctCTCAAGTATACGAATTATAtccaaataaatttcttcaacTCGACGAATCACGTGTCTACGTTTTAAATacgttatttaatttaccagAAACTTATTTACTGGCATGTTTGATAGACTTTTTTACAAATTCACCTCAATTTTCACGTGaaaaaaccggtgtaaaagaaGGTGAACTTACAATGAGTTTTAAGAGTATTTTTCAAGATGTAAGAAATGCTGTTGATTGGATTCACATTCAAGGTGATCTTAAGtcaaaaacaattgaaaatcTTGATGAATACGTTAAGAAAGACGAAAGATTGCCAATGTTTTTAACTAGGATACGTGAAAGTGGGGCTAAAGTTTTTCTGCTGACTAATAGTGACTATAATTTCACCAATAAAATTATGACCTATCTATTTGACTTCCCGCACGGTGCTagg CCTCATGAACCGCATAGAGATTGGAAAACTTATTTTGATACCATTGTAGTTGACGCAAATAAACCATTATTTTTCGGTGAAGGCACTATTTTACGTCAAGTTAATACAAAAACAGGCGCGTTAAAGTTGGGAACACATAAAGGACCACTTCATACAG GTGAAGTTTATTCTGGTGGATCGTGTGATGTTTTTACTGAGATGATTGGAGCTAAAGGAAAAGATGTTCTTTACATCGGAGATCATATTTTTggtgatattttaaaaagtaaaaaaatacgtggCTGGAGAACTTTTCTTATTGTTCCTGAATTAGTTCAAGAGCTACACGTTTGGACAGACAAATGTCAATTATTCGCTGAATTACAAAATCTTGATGTTATGCTTGGAGAAATGTACAA AAATTTAGACAGTAGTACTAACGAAAAGCCTGATATATCGAAACTACGGGCTTCTATTAGAGACGTAACACATAAAATGGATTTGGCATATGGAATGATGGGCTCATTATTCAGAAGTGGAAGTAGACAAACATTTTTCAGCAGTCAAGTTGTAAGATATGCTGACCTTTATGCAGCAACTTTTCTTAATCTTATTTATTATCCATTTTCATACATGTTTCGTGCACCAGCAATGCtg ATGCCACATGAAAGCACTGTAGCTCATGAGCAACGTTTTGTAATGGAAACCCCAATGATTAGTAGATCACGAACTTTTAAACTCACTGACGAAGATGAAGAGCAGAACAATATTATGACT aaatcaTTAGAAACTGAAAATAATGGTGCAATTCCACATGCAAGACCAGAAACGCCGCGTAATGTTACACATACACATGATGAAGATTGCAGCGATGAGGATAGTGACTCACAAAAACAAAATCCATCGAGATCATCAAagaaaattgacagtaattaa
- the LOC130671900 gene encoding sulfite oxidase, mitochondrial has product MCWRVKIIYNIHKNYLQQNSNKKILKIISNYYATNHGYTSDKNQKSFFSNDRKNYLQYAWKVGLISSVIGVSYYFWTNKSQAIELKNINESPGVRKNHLKTYTVEEVGKHDNKSDGIWVHYKEGVYDITNFVLKHPGGPEKIMMAAGGSIEPFWVIFANHNTAEIYELLESMRIGNLDVSKDNKQAEVIADPYANDPKRHKVLKVNGAKPFCGETPAPLLSENFLTPLDFFYVRNHLPVPEIDITDYELEIAIEDETKKILDFEAIKKYPKYTVTAAVMCGGNRRSEMNAIKSLKGLSWNVGAVGNASWTGARLCDVLADLKINEDDWKHVQFEGYDLDPSGTPYGGSIPISRALDPRADVLLAYEMNGQPIPRDHGYPIRVIVPGVVGARNVKWLGKIIISNEESWSQFQRGDYKGFSPSVDWDTVDFSKSPAILDMPVTSAICTPTPGESVKLKDGKMPVKGYAWSGGGKKIIRIDLTVDQGKTWYVADHMIDDENAKEGRHWSWTLWTAEIPIDATKSEVEVWVKAVDASYNVQPESFENIWNLRGLLCNAYHRVNVKIKK; this is encoded by the exons atgtGTTGGAGGGTGAAAATAATCTACaacattcataaaaattatctgcAACAAAATAG taataaaaaaatattaaaaataattagcaatTATTATGCTACAAATCATGGATACACGTCagataaaaaccaaaaaagtttttttagtaatgatagaaaaaattacttacaatatGCTTGGAAAGTAGGATTAATTTCATCAGTTATTGGtgtttcttattatttttggacAAATAAAAGTCAAGCTatagagttaaaaaatataaatgaaagcCCAGGAGTTAGGAAAAATCATTTGAAAACGTACACAGTCGAAGAAGTCGGAAAACATGATAATAAAAGTGATGGAATATGGGTTCACTATAAAGAGGGTGTTTATGatattacaaattttgtattaaaacaCCCCGGAGGTCCAGAGAAAATAATGATGGCAGCTGGAGGATCGATTGAACCTTTTTGGGTGATATTTGCTAATCACAATACAGCAGAAATTTATGAGCTGTTAGAATCGATGCGAATAGGCAATTTAGATGTTAGTAAAGATAATAAACAAGCTGAAGTAATAGCAGATCCTTACGCAAATGATCCTAAACGTCATAAAGTATTAAAAGTAAATGGTGCGAAACCATTTTGTGGTGAAACTCCAGCTCCTTTgctctctgaaaattttttaacaccatT agattttttttatgttcgaAATCATTTGCCAGTGCCTGAAATTGATATTACAGATTATGAGCTAGAGATTGCAATTGAGGATgagacgaaaaaaattttagattttgaagCTATTAAAAAGTATCCCAAGTATACTGTAACGGCAGCAGTAATGTGTGGAGGAAATAGACGCTCTGAAATGAAtgca ATAAAATCTTTAAAAGGTTTGAGTTGGAATGTAGGAGCAGTAGGTAATGCATCATGGACTGGTGCAAGACTTTGTGATGTTCTAGCAGatcttaaaataaatgaagatgACTGGAAGCACGTGCAGTTTGAAGGATATGATTTAGATCCATCAGGAACTCCTTATGGTGGAAGCATTCCAATTAGTAGAGCATTAGATCCTAGAGCTGATGTTTTATTGGCTTATGAAATGAATGGTCAACCAATACCTAGAGATCATGGCTATCCTATTCGTGTAATTGTTCCTGGTGTTGTTGGAGCTAGAAACGTTAAATGGttaggaaaaataattatttctaatgaAGAAAGTTGGTCCCAATTTCAACGAGGTGATTATAAAGGATTTTCACCTAGTGTTGATTGGGATACtgtagatttttctaaatcaCCAGCCATTTTAGACATGCCTGTAACTTCTGCAATTTGTACACCTACTCCCGGAGAAagtgttaaattaaaagatggAAAAATGCCCGTAAAAG GATACGCTTGGTCCGGAGGTGGTAAAAAGATAATTCGTATTGACTTAACAGTAGATCAAGGAAAAACTTGGTATGTAGCGGATCATATGATAGATGATGAAAATGCTAAAGAAGGCCGTCATTGGTCATGGACTCTTTGGACAGCTGAAATTCCTATTGATGCCACTAAAAGTGAAGTTGAAGTTTGGGTGAAAGCAGTCGATGCTTCTTATAATGTTCAGCCAGAAAGTTTCGAAAATATTTGGAACTTACGCGGGCTTCTTTGTAATGCATATCACCGCgtaaatgttaaaattaaaaaataa
- the LOC130671905 gene encoding hydroxymethylglutaryl-CoA lyase, mitochondrial — MLSRNICNTSNRIRKFSNYVKIVEVGPRDGLQNEKKILPSSIKIELINRLSKSGLKTIEVTSFVSPKWIPQMQDNTTVFKNIYKEAGVSYPVLIPNLEGLKRALEVDVQEIAIFGAASESFSHKNINCSIDESINRFKEVIIEAQKHKLKVRGYISCIVGCPYEGNIKASAVAKIADKMLELGCYEISLGDTIGIGTPKKIITVLNEIKHLSIMGNLKEFAVHCHDTYGQALVNIYTSLEYGIRVFDSSVAGLGGCPYAAGASGNVATEDLLYLLKEQGFNTDINLNEIIKIGDWISSKLGRSNHSKVGVASIASKKLT, encoded by the coding sequence atgttatcaagaaatatttgtaataCATCAAatcgtataagaaaatttagtaACTATGTTAAAATTGTTGAAGTAGGTCCAAGAGATGGGTTacagaatgaaaaaaaaatattacctaGTTCAATTAAAAtcgaattaataaatagattaTCAAAAAGTGGATTAAAAACTATCGAAGTAACAAGTTTTGTGTCACCTAAATGGATACCACAGATGCAGGATAATACaacagtatttaaaaatatatataaagaagcTGGCGTTAGCTATCCAGTTTTAATTCCAAATTTAGAAGGACTAAAACGTGCTCTTGAAGTTGATGTACAAGAGATTGCAATTTTTGGTGCAGCTTCGGAatctttttctcataaaaatataaattgttcaATTGATGAAAGTATTAATCGATTTAAAGAAGTAATTATTGAAGCACAAAAACATAAACTTAAAGTACGTGGGTATATTTCGTGTATTGTGGGATGTCCATATGAAGGAAATATTAAAGCATCTGCTGTTGCAAAGATTGCTGATAAAATGTTAGAACTTGGTTGTTATGAAATATCACTTGGTGATACTATTGGAATAGGTActcctaaaaaaataataactgtattaaatgaaataaaacatcTTTCAATTATGggtaatttaaaagaatttgcCGTTCATTGCCATGATACTTATGGACAAgctttagtaaatatttatacaagTCTGGAATATGGGATAAGAGTTTTTGATTCATCAGTAGCTGGACTTGGAGGATGCCCTTATGCTGCTGGTGCTTCAGGAAATGTTGCTACTGAAGATCtactttatttacttaaaGAACAAGGATTTAATacagatattaatttaaatgaaattattaaaattggtGATTGGATAAGTAGTAAATTGGGAAGAAGCAATCATTCAAAAGTTGGAGTTGCAAGTattgcatcaaaaaaattaacataa
- the LOC130671899 gene encoding cytosolic purine 5'-nucleotidase isoform X2: protein MSGGTKLKYGLSVFDNLLASDERFNNNERGEQDFVSWVDGARIPYKRELGHRIFVNRSLHLENIKFYGFDMDYTLAEYKSPQYEQLGFDLLKERLISLGYPQEIRAFEYDPSFPVRGLWFDTLYGNLLKVDAYGNILVCVHGFEFLKHSQVYELYPNKFLQLDESRVYVLNTLFNLPETYLLACLIDFFTNSPQFSREKTGVKEGELTMSFKSIFQDVRNAVDWIHIQGDLKSKTIENLDEYVKKDERLPMFLTRIRESGAKVFLLTNSDYNFTNKIMTYLFDFPHGARPHEPHRDWKTYFDTIVVDANKPLFFGEGTILRQVNTKTGALKLGTHKGPLHTGEVYSGGSCDVFTEMIGAKGKDVLYIGDHIFGDILKSKKIRGWRTFLIVPELVQELHVWTDKCQLFAELQNLDVMLGEMYKNLDSSTNEKPDISKLRASIRDVTHKMDLAYGMMGSLFRSGSRQTFFSSQVVRYADLYAATFLNLIYYPFSYMFRAPAMLMPHESTVAHEQRFVMETPMISRSRTFKLTDEDEEQNNIMTKSLETENNGAIPHARPETPRNVTHTHDEDCSDEDSDSQKQNPSRSSKKIDSN from the exons ATGAGTGGCGGTACAAAACTAAAGTATGGTCTCAGTGTTTTTGACAATCTACTTGCCAGTGATGAAAGATTCAATAACAATGAAAGAGGTGAACAAGACTTTGTCAGTTGGGTAGATGGGGCCCGTATTCCTTATAAACGAGAACTTGGTCACAG aATTTTCGTCAATCGAAGTCTCCACTTGGAGAATATTAAATTCTATGGATTTGATATGGATTATACTTTAGCAGAATATAAATCACCCCAATATGAACAATTGGGTTTTGATTTACTCAAAGAACGTTTAATTTCATTGGGTTATCCACAAGAGATACGTGCATTTGAATATGATCCGAGTTTTCCAGTTCGAGGATTATGGTTTGATACACTCTACGGCAATCTTTTGAAAGTTGACGCTTATGGAAATATTCTTGTTTGTGTTCATGGTTTCGAGTTTCTCAAACA ctCTCAAGTATACGAATTATAtccaaataaatttcttcaacTCGACGAATCACGTGTCTACGTTTTAAATacgttatttaatttaccagAAACTTATTTACTGGCATGTTTGATAGACTTTTTTACAAATTCACCTCAATTTTCACGTGaaaaaaccggtgtaaaagaaGGTGAACTTACAATGAGTTTTAAGAGTATTTTTCAAGATGTAAGAAATGCTGTTGATTGGATTCACATTCAAGGTGATCTTAAGtcaaaaacaattgaaaatcTTGATGAATACGTTAAGAAAGACGAAAGATTGCCAATGTTTTTAACTAGGATACGTGAAAGTGGGGCTAAAGTTTTTCTGCTGACTAATAGTGACTATAATTTCACCAATAAAATTATGACCTATCTATTTGACTTCCCGCACGGTGCTagg CCTCATGAACCGCATAGAGATTGGAAAACTTATTTTGATACCATTGTAGTTGACGCAAATAAACCATTATTTTTCGGTGAAGGCACTATTTTACGTCAAGTTAATACAAAAACAGGCGCGTTAAAGTTGGGAACACATAAAGGACCACTTCATACAG GTGAAGTTTATTCTGGTGGATCGTGTGATGTTTTTACTGAGATGATTGGAGCTAAAGGAAAAGATGTTCTTTACATCGGAGATCATATTTTTggtgatattttaaaaagtaaaaaaatacgtggCTGGAGAACTTTTCTTATTGTTCCTGAATTAGTTCAAGAGCTACACGTTTGGACAGACAAATGTCAATTATTCGCTGAATTACAAAATCTTGATGTTATGCTTGGAGAAATGTACAA AAATTTAGACAGTAGTACTAACGAAAAGCCTGATATATCGAAACTACGGGCTTCTATTAGAGACGTAACACATAAAATGGATTTGGCATATGGAATGATGGGCTCATTATTCAGAAGTGGAAGTAGACAAACATTTTTCAGCAGTCAAGTTGTAAGATATGCTGACCTTTATGCAGCAACTTTTCTTAATCTTATTTATTATCCATTTTCATACATGTTTCGTGCACCAGCAATGCtg ATGCCACATGAAAGCACTGTAGCTCATGAGCAACGTTTTGTAATGGAAACCCCAATGATTAGTAGATCACGAACTTTTAAACTCACTGACGAAGATGAAGAGCAGAACAATATTATGACT aaatcaTTAGAAACTGAAAATAATGGTGCAATTCCACATGCAAGACCAGAAACGCCGCGTAATGTTACACATACACATGATGAAGATTGCAGCGATGAGGATAGTGACTCACAAAAACAAAATCCATCGAGATCATCAAagaaaattgacagtaattaa
- the LOC130671899 gene encoding cytosolic purine 5'-nucleotidase isoform X3: MDLENCNSHADDGSSHHEDPSGYKKWYRQASQRIFVNRSLHLENIKFYGFDMDYTLAEYKSPQYEQLGFDLLKERLISLGYPQEIRAFEYDPSFPVRGLWFDTLYGNLLKVDAYGNILVCVHGFEFLKHSQVYELYPNKFLQLDESRVYVLNTLFNLPETYLLACLIDFFTNSPQFSREKTGVKEGELTMSFKSIFQDVRNAVDWIHIQGDLKSKTIENLDEYVKKDERLPMFLTRIRESGAKVFLLTNSDYNFTNKIMTYLFDFPHGARPHEPHRDWKTYFDTIVVDANKPLFFGEGTILRQVNTKTGALKLGTHKGPLHTGEVYSGGSCDVFTEMIGAKGKDVLYIGDHIFGDILKSKKIRGWRTFLIVPELVQELHVWTDKCQLFAELQNLDVMLGEMYKNLDSSTNEKPDISKLRASIRDVTHKMDLAYGMMGSLFRSGSRQTFFSSQVVRYADLYAATFLNLIYYPFSYMFRAPAMLMPHESTVAHEQRFVMETPMISRSRTFKLTDEDEEQNNIMTKSLETENNGAIPHARPETPRNVTHTHDEDCSDEDSDSQKQNPSRSSKKIDSN, translated from the exons aATTTTCGTCAATCGAAGTCTCCACTTGGAGAATATTAAATTCTATGGATTTGATATGGATTATACTTTAGCAGAATATAAATCACCCCAATATGAACAATTGGGTTTTGATTTACTCAAAGAACGTTTAATTTCATTGGGTTATCCACAAGAGATACGTGCATTTGAATATGATCCGAGTTTTCCAGTTCGAGGATTATGGTTTGATACACTCTACGGCAATCTTTTGAAAGTTGACGCTTATGGAAATATTCTTGTTTGTGTTCATGGTTTCGAGTTTCTCAAACA ctCTCAAGTATACGAATTATAtccaaataaatttcttcaacTCGACGAATCACGTGTCTACGTTTTAAATacgttatttaatttaccagAAACTTATTTACTGGCATGTTTGATAGACTTTTTTACAAATTCACCTCAATTTTCACGTGaaaaaaccggtgtaaaagaaGGTGAACTTACAATGAGTTTTAAGAGTATTTTTCAAGATGTAAGAAATGCTGTTGATTGGATTCACATTCAAGGTGATCTTAAGtcaaaaacaattgaaaatcTTGATGAATACGTTAAGAAAGACGAAAGATTGCCAATGTTTTTAACTAGGATACGTGAAAGTGGGGCTAAAGTTTTTCTGCTGACTAATAGTGACTATAATTTCACCAATAAAATTATGACCTATCTATTTGACTTCCCGCACGGTGCTagg CCTCATGAACCGCATAGAGATTGGAAAACTTATTTTGATACCATTGTAGTTGACGCAAATAAACCATTATTTTTCGGTGAAGGCACTATTTTACGTCAAGTTAATACAAAAACAGGCGCGTTAAAGTTGGGAACACATAAAGGACCACTTCATACAG GTGAAGTTTATTCTGGTGGATCGTGTGATGTTTTTACTGAGATGATTGGAGCTAAAGGAAAAGATGTTCTTTACATCGGAGATCATATTTTTggtgatattttaaaaagtaaaaaaatacgtggCTGGAGAACTTTTCTTATTGTTCCTGAATTAGTTCAAGAGCTACACGTTTGGACAGACAAATGTCAATTATTCGCTGAATTACAAAATCTTGATGTTATGCTTGGAGAAATGTACAA AAATTTAGACAGTAGTACTAACGAAAAGCCTGATATATCGAAACTACGGGCTTCTATTAGAGACGTAACACATAAAATGGATTTGGCATATGGAATGATGGGCTCATTATTCAGAAGTGGAAGTAGACAAACATTTTTCAGCAGTCAAGTTGTAAGATATGCTGACCTTTATGCAGCAACTTTTCTTAATCTTATTTATTATCCATTTTCATACATGTTTCGTGCACCAGCAATGCtg ATGCCACATGAAAGCACTGTAGCTCATGAGCAACGTTTTGTAATGGAAACCCCAATGATTAGTAGATCACGAACTTTTAAACTCACTGACGAAGATGAAGAGCAGAACAATATTATGACT aaatcaTTAGAAACTGAAAATAATGGTGCAATTCCACATGCAAGACCAGAAACGCCGCGTAATGTTACACATACACATGATGAAGATTGCAGCGATGAGGATAGTGACTCACAAAAACAAAATCCATCGAGATCATCAAagaaaattgacagtaattaa
- the LOC130671906 gene encoding protein FRA10AC1 — protein sequence MFPAYAHLSAYDRHKKIINDYFLLKGGSALNLKRDTSRDKTDYDVIKENHRFLWDEEQDTPDTWEARLAKKYYDKLFKEYCICDLTYYKYNKVALRWRTEQEVVVGKGQFECGSKKCQTKEQLKSWEVNFGYEERGEKKNALVKLRLCPECSVKLNYRFQKKEVHKKKKELKRLGTAPRQLKTQSNASSSTESPEITVKIEPEEDDNKEISGNNASEIWKGNVSESVEKSREEEFEEYLADLLL from the exons atgtttCCGGCATATGCGCATTTATCAGCTTACgatagacacaaaaaaataataaatgattattttttattaaaaggaGGTTCTGCACTAAACCTCAAACGAGACAC GTCCCGGGATAAAACTGATTACGATGTCATCAAGGAGAACCACAGATTTCTTTGGGATGAAGAACAGGATACTCCAGACACTTGGGAAGCCCGACTTGCCAAAAAATattacgataaattatttaaggaaTATTGTATTTGTGACCTgacttattataaatataacaag GTGGCTTTAAGATGGAGAACAGAACAAGAAGTTGTTGTCGGAAAAGGTCAATTTGAATGTGGAAGTAAAAAATGTCAGACTAAAGAACAATTAAAGTCATGGGAAGTTAATTTTGGTTATGAAGAAAGAGGAGAAAAGAAGAATGCTTTAGTTAAATTAC GATTGTGTCCTGAGTGTTCAGTAAAGCTCAATTATCGATTTCAAAAGAAAGaagttcataaaaaaaagaaagaattaAAACGTTTAGGTACAGCGCCGCGtcaattaaaaactcaatCAAATGCATCCAGCTCAACGGAAAGTCCAgaaattactgtaaaaataGAACCAGAAGAAGATGACAATAAAGAAATTTCTGGAAATAATGCGTCGGAAATTTGGAAGGGTAATGTCTCTGAAAGTGTTGAAAAATCACGTGAAGAAGAATTTGAAGAGTATCTTGCTGatcttttattataa